The DNA segment CGTGAGTCTCACGGTGCGGCGGGGTGAGTTCGTAGTGGTGGCAGGGCCCAGCGGCTGCGGTAAGACCACGCTGCTCAAGGTTCTCTCCGGCCTGGTCGTGCCCGGGAAGGGCAGCGCAAGCGTGGGGAACGCGCAGGTGCGCGGCCCACAGAAGAACGTGGGAATGGCGTTTCAGAACCCCATCCTCCTCCCCTGGCGCAAGGTCATGGACAACGTCCTGCTCCCGATGGAGGTCGTCACCCCGCACAAGGAGCGGTTCCGCCGCCACCGCTCGGAGTACGTGGCCCAGGCGCGGGAGTTGCTCGCCTCGGTCGGGCTGAGTGGGTTCGACGATCGCCACCCCTGGCAGATCTCCGGAGGGCAGCAGCAGCGGGCCAGCCTGTGCCGCGCCCTGATCCACAATCCGGAGATCCTGCTGCTGGACGAGCCCTTTGGCGCGCTGGACGCCTTCACCCGAGAGGAACTCTGGCAGGTCCTGCAGGACCTGTGGATGCAGCGGCGGTTCACCGTGCTGCTGGTGACCCATGACCTGCGTGAGGCGGTGTTCCTAGCGGACACCGTGTACGTGATGAGCACGCGCCCTGGGCGGATCGTGTCCCGGACCACCGTGGACGTTCCGCGCCCGCGCACGCTGGAGGATACTTTCAGCGCGCAATTCACGGAGACGTATCACGAGATCAGGCGCCAGATCGGTGAGGTGCTGGGACGATGAAATCGGAAAGCCACGGCAGGGTGGGCGGACGATGAAGCGCTCAAACTGGTTGACCGAATGGCTGCCCCCGCTGGTGGTGATCGTGTCCGCCTTCGCCATCTGGGAGGCAGGGGTCGCCCTGCTGCGCGTGCCCGAGTTCATCCTGCCCGGGCCCAGCGCGGTGTGGGTAGCGCTGGTGAAGTGGCGCGAGGCCATCTGGTTCAACGCCTCGCAGACGCTGTACACGACCCTTGTGGGATTCGCCATGGCTCTCGCCGGAGGAATGGGGCTGGGGCTGGCCATCGGCTACTCCACGCTGGTGTACCGGGCGCTCTATCCCCTGCTGGTGGCTTTCAACAGCGTGCCCAAGGCGGCGATCGTGCCCGTGCTCGTAATCTGGTTTGGAATCGGCACGATCCCGGCGATCCTCACCGCGTTCCTCATCTCGTTCTTCCCGATCGTCGTGAACGTGGCCACCGGGCTGGCCACGATGGAGCCAGAGCTGCAGGACGTGCTGCGGTCGCTGGGAGCGTCCAAGCGCGAGATCTTCCTCAAGGTCGGCATCCCACGATCGCTGCCTTACTTCTTCGCGTCGCTCAAGGTCGCGGTAACGCTGGCATTCGTGGGCGCCGTGATCTCTGAGACCGTGGCATCGAACAAGGGCATCGGCTATCTGATGATCGCGGCCAGCTCGCGCTTCGAGGTGCCGCTCGTGTTCGCCGGGTTGATCGTGGTCGCCGCCATGGGCGTGGCGCTGTTCGCGTTCTTCGCGGTCATCGAGCACCGCCTGACGAGTTGGGCATACCGGGGACCGGCTCTGACCGTCTGAGGGGAGGAACCATGGGGAAGCCAGCCCTGCTCA comes from the Armatimonadota bacterium genome and includes:
- a CDS encoding ABC transporter ATP-binding protein, which translates into the protein MTNLAAEDTFVRLDNVTLDYQHEGQAVRAVEDVSLTVRRGEFVVVAGPSGCGKTTLLKVLSGLVVPGKGSASVGNAQVRGPQKNVGMAFQNPILLPWRKVMDNVLLPMEVVTPHKERFRRHRSEYVAQARELLASVGLSGFDDRHPWQISGGQQQRASLCRALIHNPEILLLDEPFGALDAFTREELWQVLQDLWMQRRFTVLLVTHDLREAVFLADTVYVMSTRPGRIVSRTTVDVPRPRTLEDTFSAQFTETYHEIRRQIGEVLGR
- a CDS encoding ABC transporter permease; amino-acid sequence: MKRSNWLTEWLPPLVVIVSAFAIWEAGVALLRVPEFILPGPSAVWVALVKWREAIWFNASQTLYTTLVGFAMALAGGMGLGLAIGYSTLVYRALYPLLVAFNSVPKAAIVPVLVIWFGIGTIPAILTAFLISFFPIVVNVATGLATMEPELQDVLRSLGASKREIFLKVGIPRSLPYFFASLKVAVTLAFVGAVISETVASNKGIGYLMIAASSRFEVPLVFAGLIVVAAMGVALFAFFAVIEHRLTSWAYRGPALTV